The genome window TCCGCGTGATCGGCACGCTCGCCCACCTGGCACGCCCCGATCCCGGCCGCAGCGAGGATGGGGTGATCGGCAGCGACTGGTCGGTGGTGGTGCCGGTGCGCGAGACGGCGCAATCCGGGGTCTACGTGCTGCGCGCCGATCCGCGCGAACTGCCGCGGATCGTCGCCGCGGCGCGCGCGGCGGTGGCGCGGGCGGTCCCCGAAGCGGTGATGGACAACGCCTACAGCGAGCCGCTGAGCGACCTGCGCCAGACGTACTTCCAGAGCGACCGGGCGATGACCGGGCTGATGGTCGCCGTCATCGTTGCGATGCTGCTGGTCACCGCGCTGGGCATCGTCGGCCTGGCCAGCTTCTGGGTGCAGCAGCGCACCAAGCAGATCGGCATCCGCCGTGCGCTCGGCGCCACCCGCCGCGACATCCTGCGCTACTTCCAGACCGAGAACCTGCTCATCGTCGGCGCCGGCGTGGCGCTGGGCATGGTGTTGGCCTACGGCGGCAACGTGCTGCTGATGCACGTGTTCGAACTGGAGCGGTTGCCGGCCAGCTACCTGCCGGTGGGCGCGCTGCTGCTGTGCGCGCTCGGCCAGCTCGCCGTGCTCGGCCCGGCCCTGCGCGCCGCCGCGGTCGCTCCCGCCATCGCCACCCGCAGCGCCTGAGCCGGAGTCCGCATGCTCGCTTACTACCTACGCCTCGCGCTGCGCAGCTTCGGCCGCAACCGCATCCTCACCGCGCTGATGGTGCTGGCCGTGGCGCTGGGCATCGGCGCGTCGATGACCATGCTGACGGTGCTGCACACACTCTCCGGCGATCCCTTGCCCGGGCACAGCGCCACGCTGTTCCACCCGCAGCTGGATCCGCGTCCGCGCAACCTGCCCAGTGCCGCCCCCGAGCCGCCGGACGAGTTGACCTGGCAGGACGCGACCGCGCTGTACCGGGCGCAGGCGGCGCCGGCGCAGACCATGACCAGCGGGAACTGGCTGCCGGTGCGCCAGACCGTGCCCAACAGCCCCTTGCGCATGCTCACCACCCGCGCCGCCACGGCCGATCTGTTCGGCATGTTCGGCATGCGCTTCCTCTACGGCAGCGGCTGGAGCCATCGCGACGATACGCAGCGCGCACTGGTGGTGGTGCTGAGCCGCCAGCTCAACGACGCGCTGTTCGGCGGTGCCGACAGCGTCGGCAAGACCCTGACCATCGCCACCCGCCCGTTCCGGGTGATCGGGGTGATCGACGCCTGGGATGCGCAGCCGCGCTTCTACGACCTCAACTCCGGCGCCTACGCGCCGCCGGAAGCGCTGTACATGCCGTTCGAGACCTGGCTGGACCTGCCGCAGGACTACGGCTACGGACCGATGCAGTGCTGGGGCAAGGACGGCGAGGCCGGCCTGCACGACCCCAAGGCCGCGCAATGCACCTGGGTGCAGTACTGGGTGCGATTGGACACGCCGGAACAGGTGCGGCGCTACCGCGCGGCGCTGGACGCCTACAGCGCACAGCAAGGCCAGCTCGGCCGCTTCGAACGCGCCCCGAACACCCGCCTGCGCAGCCTGGTCGACTGGCTGGACTACAAGCGGGTGGTGCCGGCCACGGTGCGCATGCAGACCTGGATCGCCTTCGGCGTGCTGCTGGTGTGCCTGCTCAATGCGGTCGGCCTGCTGGTCGCCAAGTTCATGCGCAAGGCCGGCGAGATCGGCGTGCGCCGCGCGCTCGGCGCCAGCCGCCGCGCGGTGTTCGCGCAATGCCTGGCCGAATCGGCGCTGATCGGCGGCCTGGGCGGCCTGCTCGGCATCCCGCTGACCTGGATCGGCCTGTGGCTGGTGCGCCAGCAACCGGTGGCCTACGCGCAGCAGGCCCATGCCGACCCCGCGATCCTGGGCGTCGCCCTGGCCGTGGCCACGCTCTCGACGCTGGCCGCCGGCCTGTGGCCGGCCTGGCGCGCCTCGCGCATCGCCCCCGCCCTGCAGGTGAAATCGCTATGACCGCGCTGCCTCCCGTGCGTCCCATTCTGTCGGCGCTGGGCAGCCATCGCGCCGCGGTGGTGCTGATGGCCCTGCAGATCGCCCTGACCCTGGCGGTGCTGTGCAACCTGGTGTTCATCATCGCCCGCACCTACCAGCGCGTGCACACCCCGACCGGGGTGATGGAACAGGACATCGGCCTGATCCAGAGCATCGGCGTGATCGGCGAGCAAGGCAGCGTCAGCAGTGTCGGCCGCAGCCTGGACCTCCTGCAGGCGGTGCCCGGCGTGGAGGCGGCGGCGTTCGGTCCGCCGCCGCTGGCCGGCCCCAACCGGGCGCAACTGTTCCTGCAACCGCAGGCCACGCAGCCGGCCGCACGGGCGACGCTGTTCAACGGCAGCCAGGGCCTGAACCGGACCCTGGGCATCCGTATCGTCGCCGGCCGCGACCTGCGCGATGCCGAACTTCCCTCCGCCGCCACGGTGTTCGGCGATGGCGGCGACGCGCAGCGACGACTGCCGGCGCTGATCACGCCATCGCTGGCGGCCAAGCTGTTCCCCGGCGTCTCGCCGCTGGGGCGACAGGTGTACACCACCCTGTGGAACCAGCTGGTGCGCCTGGACATCGTCGGGGTGATGGCGCCGGTGCGCGGCAGCATCACCGGCCACGACGACGACGCCGACGCGCTGCTGACCGAAGTCGCCGCCCGCAGCGAAGGCTGGGGTGGCATCTACCTGATCCGCAGCAAGCCCGGGCAACTGGCGCAGGTGCTGCCGCGCGCCGCGGCGGCGATGCAGCGCGCCAATCCCACCTACGTGCAGCAGCAGGTCGCCACCCTGCAGGAAGTGCGTGCGGATTACTTCAAGGGCGACAGTGCGGTGGCGCGGATGCTGCTGGCGATCATCCTGATGCTGCTTACCGTCACCGCGCTGGGCATCGGCGGGCTGGCCAGCTTCTGGGTGCAGCAACGCGCCCGGCAGATCGGCATCCGCCGCGCGCTCGGCGCCACCCGCGGCGACATCGTGCAGTACTTCCAGCTCGAGAACTTCCTGATCGTCGGCGGCGGCGTCGTGCTCGGCGCCCTGCTCGCCTACGTCATGAACCAGTGGCTGATGCAGCGCTTCGAACTGGAGCGGCTGTCCTCGCCCACCGTCCTCACCGGCGTGCTCGCGGTCTGGCTGCTCGGCCAGTTCGCCGTGCTTGGCCCCGCCCTGCGCGCCGCCGCCGTCCCGCCCGCCACCGCCACCCGCAGCGCCTGACCCCGGAGCTCCCATGTTCGGCTACTACCTCCGCCTCGCCTTGCATAGCTTCCGCCGCAACACCGTCCTCACCGCGCTGATGGTGCTGGCCATCGCTTTAGGAATCGGCGCCAGCATGACCACACTGACCGTGTTCCACGTCCTCTCCGGCGACCCGATCCCGCAGAAGAGCGACCGCCTGTTCTACGTACAGGTGGACGCCCAGCCCAAGGCCGGCTTCCAGCCGGGCGAGGAGCCGGATTCGCAGAACACCCGCTTCGATGCCGAGGCCCTGCTGCGCGAGAAGCGCGCCAAGCGCCAGGCGCTGATGAGCGGCGGCAGCGTGGCGATCGAGCCGAACAAGAGCGGCTTGAAGCCGTTCAAGTCGGAGGTGCGCTTCACCTCGGCGGACTTCTTCCCGATGTTCGATACCCCGTTCCTGTACGGCCACGGCTGGACCGGCACCGAAGACGAGCGCCACGACCGCGTGGTCGTCATCAGCAAGACGCTCAACGAGAAGCTGTTCGACGGCGCCGACAGCGTCGGCCGCGAACTGCGCATGGACCAGAATACCTTCCGCATCGTCGGCGTGCTCGACACCTGGGAGCCCAAACCACGCTTCTACGACGTGACCAACACCTACGGGTCGGACGAGCAGGCCTATCTGCCGTTCTCGGTGGCGATGGACCTGAAGATGGACCGCAACGGCAGCATGAACTGCTTCGGCGACAGCAACGGCGAGCAGACCGCACTCAACGCGCCCTGCGCCTGGGTGCAGTACTGGGTGGAACTGGAGAGCCCCGCGCAGGCCGCCGACTACAAGGCCTACCTGGAGAACTATTCGGCCCAGCAGCGCGCCTCCGGTCGCTTCCAGCGCCCCAACAACGTACGCCTGCGCAACGTCATGCAGTGGCTGGACTACAAGGAAGTGGTGCCCGGCGACGTGCGCCTGCAGCTGTGGCTGGCGATGGGCTTCCTGCTGGTATGCCTGCTCAATACCGTCGGCCTGCTGCTGGCCAAGTTCCTGCGCCGCAGCGGTGAGATCGGCGTGCGCCGCGCGCTGGGCGCCTCGCGCGCGGCGATCTTCGCGCAATGCCTGGTGGAAGCCGGCGCGATCGGCCTGGCCGGCGGCGTGGCCGGGCTCGGCCTGGCCATGCTCGGCCTGTGGGCGGTCCGCCAGCAGCCGGCCAGCTACGCCAAGCTGGCGCACCTGGACCCGAGCATGCTGGCGCTGACCTTCGCCATGGCGGTCGGCGCCAGCCTGCTCGCCGGCCTGTTGCCGTCGTGGCGCGCCATCCAGGTGGCACCCGCCCTGCAGCTCAAATCCTGATCCTGCGCGCCCTGCGCCTCCCACGCCCTCTCACAAGGTCACCGCCATGGATATCCGCCCCATCCTGTCCACCTTGCGCCGGCACAAGACCGCCGCCGCGCTGATCGTGCTGGAGATCGCCCTGGCCTGCGCGATCGTGTGCAACGCGCTGTTCCTGATCGGCAACCGCATCGAGACCCTGCACCGGCCCAGCGGCATCGCCGAGTCGGAGCTGGTGACGATCTCGCTGGGCGGCATCGGCCAGCAGGTCAACGCCGCCGCGCGCACCCGCGAGGACCTGGCCGCGCTGCGCGCGGTGCCCGGCGTGCGCAGCGCCACGTTGCTCAACCAGGTGCCGTTCGTGCACTCCTCCTGGAACACCAGCCTGTCGCTGACCCCGGACCAGGAGCGGCCCACGCTCAACGCGGCGCAGTACATGGCCGAAGAGGGCACGCTGAAGACCCTGGGCCTGAAGCTGGTGGCCGGACGCGATTTCGCCCCCGACGAGTACATGGATCTGGAAGCCGCCGAGACCGACAAGCGGGTACAGGAGAAAGGCACCGCCATCATCCTCAACCGCGCCACCGCGGAAAAGATGTTCCCGGGGCAGAACGCGCTGGGCAAGACCGTGTACACCGGGCCGGTGGGCGCCCGCGTGGTCGGCATCGTCGAGACCCTGGCGCGGCCCAATGCGGTCAGCGGCCTGGGCGAGATCGACTATGCGATGCTGATGCCGTTCCGCCTGACCTACACCGACGGGATGTACGTGCTGCGGGTCACCGATCCGGCGCGGCGCCAGGAGGTGCTGAACGCGGCCACCGCGGCGCTGATGAAGGTCGACAGCAGCCGGCTGGTGCTCAAGCAACAGACCTACAGCGAGATCCGCGACGCCTACTTCCAGGGCGACCGCGCGATGGTGTGGCTGCTCGGCGCGGTCTGCGTGGCGCTGCTGGTGGTCACCGCGCTGGGCATCGTCGGCCTGGCCAGCTTCTGGGTGCAGCAACGCACCAAGCAGATCGGCATCCGCCGCGCGCTCGGCGCCACCCGCGGGCAGATCCTGCGCTACTTCCAGACCGAGAACTTCCTGCTGGCCAGTACCGGCATCGTGCTCGGCATGCTGCTGGCCTACGCCATCAACCAGTGGCTGATGGGCAAGTACGAACTGCCGCGGCTGCCGCTGGCCTACCTGCCGATCGGCGCGGTGGCGCTGTGGCTGCTCGGCCAGCTGGCGGTGTTCGCGCCGGCCCGCCGCGCCGCCGATGTGCCGCCGGCCGTGGCCACCCGCAGCACCTGACCCACCCCCTTGGCCGGCTCCGAACGGCCCTTTTTCTTCAGGAAGCACGATGTTCGGCTACTACTGCAAACTGGCGCTGCACAGCTTCGGCCGCAACCGCCTGCTCACCGCACTGATGGTGCTGGCGATCGCAGTGGGCATCGGCGCATCGATGACCACGCTGACCGTGTTCCACGTGCTGGCGGCCGATCCGATTCCCGGCAAGAGCGCGCAGTTGTTCAACGTGGAGTTCAACATCGTGCCGGACGACCACTACGATCCGAACGACACCGATCCGCAGCAACTGACCCGGCGCGATGCCGAAGCGTTGCTGCGCGACAAGCGCGGCGACCGCCAGGCGATGATGTCCGCCGGCGGCGTGACCGTGGTGCCGGCGCAGGCGAACCAGTCGCCGTTCGGCGCCGAGGCACGCTACACCAGCGCCGACTTCTTCCCGATGTTCGCGGTGCCGATGCGCTATGGCCACGCCTGGACCGCGGACGACGATGCCCGGCGCGCGCGTGTCGCGGTGATTTCCCGGCGACTCAATGCCCAGCTGTTCGGCGACGTGGACAGTGTCGGCCGCCAACTCCAGCTGGGCGATGCAGTGCTGCGGGTGGTCGGGGTGATCGACGCCTGGGACATGAACCCGCGCTTCTACGACCTGACCAACACCGAGTATGGCGACAGCGAAGAGGTGTTCGTGCCGTTCTCCACCGCGCGCGACCTGGACCTGGACGTCAGCGGCTCGATGTCCTGCTGGGGCGACCATGCCGGCAACAGGACCAGCGAGAACGCCCCCTGCGCCTGGATCCAGTACTGGGTGGAACTGGACACCCACGCCAAGCGCATCGCCTATCTGGATGCGTTGCAAGCCTATGTGCGCCAGCTGCGCGACGCCGGCGGCTTCCGCCACCCGCCGGACATCCGCCTCAGCGACGTGATGACCTGGCTGGACCGCAACCACGCCGTCCCCTCCGATGTGCGCCTGCAGGTGGGGCTGGCGCTGGCGTTCCTGGGCATCTGCCTGCTCAACACCGCTGGGCTGATGCTGGCCAAGTT of Xanthomonas sacchari contains these proteins:
- a CDS encoding ABC transporter permease; this encodes MQIAPILSALSRHRIAATLIALEVALACAVLCNAFFLIGNRLDLVHLRSGIDESALGLVSLASCDDCNATDLNARALDAIRRIPGVRAAGTVNTLPFAPPVYNSGLCLDRDCRQVGGVPHFYMVDPGAVAALALTPDSGRAFGDADYQTIENGIPTATSVWITRALAEHLWPGQDPLGQEFWAGGHFRVIGTLAHLARPDPGRSEDGVIGSDWSVVVPVRETAQSGVYVLRADPRELPRIVAAARAAVARAVPEAVMDNAYSEPLSDLRQTYFQSDRAMTGLMVAVIVAMLLVTALGIVGLASFWVQQRTKQIGIRRALGATRRDILRYFQTENLLIVGAGVALGMVLAYGGNVLLMHVFELERLPASYLPVGALLLCALGQLAVLGPALRAAAVAPAIATRSA
- a CDS encoding ABC transporter permease; translated protein: MLAYYLRLALRSFGRNRILTALMVLAVALGIGASMTMLTVLHTLSGDPLPGHSATLFHPQLDPRPRNLPSAAPEPPDELTWQDATALYRAQAAPAQTMTSGNWLPVRQTVPNSPLRMLTTRAATADLFGMFGMRFLYGSGWSHRDDTQRALVVVLSRQLNDALFGGADSVGKTLTIATRPFRVIGVIDAWDAQPRFYDLNSGAYAPPEALYMPFETWLDLPQDYGYGPMQCWGKDGEAGLHDPKAAQCTWVQYWVRLDTPEQVRRYRAALDAYSAQQGQLGRFERAPNTRLRSLVDWLDYKRVVPATVRMQTWIAFGVLLVCLLNAVGLLVAKFMRKAGEIGVRRALGASRRAVFAQCLAESALIGGLGGLLGIPLTWIGLWLVRQQPVAYAQQAHADPAILGVALAVATLSTLAAGLWPAWRASRIAPALQVKSL
- a CDS encoding ABC transporter permease gives rise to the protein MTALPPVRPILSALGSHRAAVVLMALQIALTLAVLCNLVFIIARTYQRVHTPTGVMEQDIGLIQSIGVIGEQGSVSSVGRSLDLLQAVPGVEAAAFGPPPLAGPNRAQLFLQPQATQPAARATLFNGSQGLNRTLGIRIVAGRDLRDAELPSAATVFGDGGDAQRRLPALITPSLAAKLFPGVSPLGRQVYTTLWNQLVRLDIVGVMAPVRGSITGHDDDADALLTEVAARSEGWGGIYLIRSKPGQLAQVLPRAAAAMQRANPTYVQQQVATLQEVRADYFKGDSAVARMLLAIILMLLTVTALGIGGLASFWVQQRARQIGIRRALGATRGDIVQYFQLENFLIVGGGVVLGALLAYVMNQWLMQRFELERLSSPTVLTGVLAVWLLGQFAVLGPALRAAAVPPATATRSA
- a CDS encoding ABC transporter permease gives rise to the protein MFGYYLRLALHSFRRNTVLTALMVLAIALGIGASMTTLTVFHVLSGDPIPQKSDRLFYVQVDAQPKAGFQPGEEPDSQNTRFDAEALLREKRAKRQALMSGGSVAIEPNKSGLKPFKSEVRFTSADFFPMFDTPFLYGHGWTGTEDERHDRVVVISKTLNEKLFDGADSVGRELRMDQNTFRIVGVLDTWEPKPRFYDVTNTYGSDEQAYLPFSVAMDLKMDRNGSMNCFGDSNGEQTALNAPCAWVQYWVELESPAQAADYKAYLENYSAQQRASGRFQRPNNVRLRNVMQWLDYKEVVPGDVRLQLWLAMGFLLVCLLNTVGLLLAKFLRRSGEIGVRRALGASRAAIFAQCLVEAGAIGLAGGVAGLGLAMLGLWAVRQQPASYAKLAHLDPSMLALTFAMAVGASLLAGLLPSWRAIQVAPALQLKS
- a CDS encoding ABC transporter permease encodes the protein MDIRPILSTLRRHKTAAALIVLEIALACAIVCNALFLIGNRIETLHRPSGIAESELVTISLGGIGQQVNAAARTREDLAALRAVPGVRSATLLNQVPFVHSSWNTSLSLTPDQERPTLNAAQYMAEEGTLKTLGLKLVAGRDFAPDEYMDLEAAETDKRVQEKGTAIILNRATAEKMFPGQNALGKTVYTGPVGARVVGIVETLARPNAVSGLGEIDYAMLMPFRLTYTDGMYVLRVTDPARRQEVLNAATAALMKVDSSRLVLKQQTYSEIRDAYFQGDRAMVWLLGAVCVALLVVTALGIVGLASFWVQQRTKQIGIRRALGATRGQILRYFQTENFLLASTGIVLGMLLAYAINQWLMGKYELPRLPLAYLPIGAVALWLLGQLAVFAPARRAADVPPAVATRST
- a CDS encoding ABC transporter permease, with translation MFGYYCKLALHSFGRNRLLTALMVLAIAVGIGASMTTLTVFHVLAADPIPGKSAQLFNVEFNIVPDDHYDPNDTDPQQLTRRDAEALLRDKRGDRQAMMSAGGVTVVPAQANQSPFGAEARYTSADFFPMFAVPMRYGHAWTADDDARRARVAVISRRLNAQLFGDVDSVGRQLQLGDAVLRVVGVIDAWDMNPRFYDLTNTEYGDSEEVFVPFSTARDLDLDVSGSMSCWGDHAGNRTSENAPCAWIQYWVELDTHAKRIAYLDALQAYVRQLRDAGGFRHPPDIRLSDVMTWLDRNHAVPSDVRLQVGLALAFLGICLLNTAGLMLAKFLRHSGEIGVRRALGASRRTIFAQHLIEAAAIGLAGGAGGLLLAWIGTWLVRQQPADYAALAYLDGRMLLLALVLSLGSSLLAGALPAWQAMRVSTALQLKSQ